One region of Polynucleobacter sp. MWH-Aus1W21 genomic DNA includes:
- a CDS encoding [protein-PII] uridylyltransferase → MSKLEAASNIIDAASLRAAREVAYDEFRKTQAVGKLTKQLTKMSDQILAHLWSNSGLKNEAALIAVGGYGRNALFPSSDIDILILLPEDEKQAIALSKQVEQFIASCWDVGLEIGSSVRNIAECMSESEQDVTVRTSLLEARFLCGKKQLFKDFAKAFEAAMDPKAFFQAKQAEQIQRHYKYQNTPYSLEPNCKESPGGLRDLQVISWVSKAALLGDTFKDLHEAGLVTQRELTELNRNQRFLETLRANLHLLAKRRQDVLAFDLQAPLAASMGIKEESSRVASEAIMRRYYWAAKAVTQLNDVLLQNIEAILFPQESKTTHPIPGEGNEYFIERQGVLDITDPQLFQKHPEQILRTFLVFAQTTNVKSLSATIFRALYNARTKMDSKWRKDPINRALFMEILKQPEGVSRAFHLMNRSSVLGRYLPAFRKIVGQMQHDLFHIYTVDQHILMVLRNVRRFMVIEHTHEFPFCSSLIAHFEKPWLLVIAALFHDIAKGRGGDHSQLGKADTRKFAKEHGLDKKDTELLVWLVAEHLNMSQTAQKQDITDPDVVKAFAKKMGDERHLTALYLLTVADVRGTSPKVWNAWKGKLLEDLYRATLRVLGGAKPDASSELAQHQEESKAKLRLYGINDDAYEDLWKQLDVAFFLRQDSSDIAWLTRHLFNKVNSEQPIVRARLSPIGEGLQVAVYVKDQEDLFARICAYFERHGFSIWDARIHTTRHGYALDSFQISGSNLVDEGGSYRDIIQLVEFELTAALTNSEPLPTPSMGRLSRQSRTFPIQPRVHMVPDERGRYYTLALSASDRTGLLYTISRVLAKHQVSIHTARINTLGERVEDVLLLDAANLGKNPKLQIQLETELLEALGA, encoded by the coding sequence ATGAGCAAGCTCGAGGCAGCCAGCAATATCATTGATGCAGCTAGCCTGCGTGCCGCTCGCGAAGTTGCTTACGACGAATTTAGAAAAACACAAGCAGTAGGTAAGTTAACCAAACAACTTACCAAGATGAGCGATCAAATACTCGCCCATCTCTGGAGTAATAGCGGCTTAAAAAATGAAGCCGCTTTAATAGCGGTTGGTGGCTATGGAAGAAATGCTTTATTCCCATCCTCTGATATCGACATCCTCATCCTTTTGCCGGAAGATGAAAAGCAGGCCATCGCTCTATCAAAGCAAGTTGAACAATTTATTGCCAGTTGCTGGGATGTGGGTTTAGAGATAGGCTCCTCGGTCCGCAATATCGCTGAATGCATGTCTGAGTCTGAGCAAGATGTTACGGTACGTACCTCACTTTTGGAAGCCCGCTTCCTGTGCGGCAAGAAACAGTTATTCAAAGACTTCGCCAAAGCTTTTGAAGCGGCCATGGATCCCAAGGCTTTTTTTCAAGCCAAGCAAGCAGAACAAATTCAGCGTCACTACAAATACCAGAACACCCCTTACTCTCTAGAGCCAAATTGCAAAGAGAGTCCTGGCGGCTTGCGTGATTTACAGGTGATCTCATGGGTCAGTAAGGCTGCGCTATTGGGTGATACCTTTAAAGATCTCCATGAGGCTGGCCTTGTCACACAACGCGAACTGACTGAACTCAACCGCAATCAACGATTTTTAGAAACCTTACGCGCCAACCTCCACCTCCTAGCAAAACGTAGGCAAGATGTTCTGGCTTTTGATTTACAGGCGCCCCTAGCGGCATCTATGGGAATCAAGGAAGAATCCTCAAGGGTTGCTAGTGAAGCAATCATGCGCCGTTACTATTGGGCAGCTAAAGCAGTAACCCAATTGAATGATGTTCTATTACAGAACATTGAGGCCATTCTGTTCCCGCAGGAATCCAAAACTACTCACCCTATTCCAGGTGAAGGTAATGAATATTTTATTGAGCGGCAAGGAGTATTGGATATTACCGACCCGCAGCTCTTTCAAAAACATCCAGAGCAAATTTTAAGAACCTTCCTAGTGTTTGCCCAAACAACTAATGTAAAGAGCTTATCGGCAACCATCTTCAGGGCGCTCTACAACGCCAGAACTAAGATGGATAGCAAATGGCGCAAAGACCCGATTAATCGCGCGCTTTTTATGGAGATCTTGAAGCAGCCCGAAGGTGTAAGCCGTGCTTTCCACCTGATGAATCGTAGCAGCGTATTAGGACGTTACCTTCCAGCCTTCAGAAAGATTGTTGGACAGATGCAGCATGACCTGTTCCATATATACACAGTCGATCAACACATCCTGATGGTGCTACGAAATGTACGCCGCTTCATGGTGATTGAACACACTCATGAGTTCCCTTTCTGCAGCAGTCTCATTGCTCACTTTGAGAAGCCTTGGTTACTCGTCATTGCAGCCCTCTTTCATGATATTGCCAAAGGGCGTGGGGGCGATCATTCGCAACTAGGAAAAGCAGATACACGCAAGTTCGCCAAAGAACATGGCTTAGATAAAAAAGATACTGAGCTTTTAGTATGGCTGGTAGCTGAACATCTTAATATGAGCCAAACAGCTCAAAAGCAAGACATCACTGATCCTGATGTCGTGAAAGCTTTTGCAAAAAAAATGGGTGATGAGCGTCATCTCACTGCGCTCTACTTACTCACCGTTGCTGATGTTCGAGGTACTAGCCCTAAAGTCTGGAATGCCTGGAAAGGCAAACTCCTTGAAGACTTGTATCGCGCAACGCTAAGAGTATTAGGTGGAGCCAAGCCGGATGCCTCCTCAGAGTTAGCGCAACACCAAGAAGAATCTAAAGCAAAGTTGCGCCTCTATGGCATTAACGATGATGCTTATGAAGACCTATGGAAGCAATTGGATGTTGCCTTCTTCTTAAGACAAGACTCTTCCGACATTGCCTGGCTTACACGCCATCTATTTAATAAAGTAAATAGTGAACAGCCAATTGTCAGAGCCAGACTGTCCCCCATTGGCGAAGGGCTGCAAGTAGCTGTCTACGTTAAAGACCAAGAAGATCTCTTTGCCAGAATCTGTGCGTACTTCGAGAGACACGGCTTCTCCATTTGGGATGCTCGTATTCATACGACGCGTCATGGCTATGCCTTGGATAGCTTCCAAATTTCAGGCAGTAACTTGGTGGATGAAGGCGGTAGTTATCGCGACATTATTCAGCTAGTAGAATTTGAACTTACTGCTGCACTTACCAATAGCGAGCCATTACCAACCCCAAGTATGGGTCGTCTATCAAGGCAGTCACGCACCTTCCCAATACAGCCCCGCGTGCATATGGTTCCAGATGAGCGAGGCAGATATTACACTCTCGCACTCTCAGCAAGTGACCGTACTGGTTTGCTCTACACCATCTCTAGGGTGTTGGCTAAACATCAGGTATCAATCCACACAGCACGCATTAATACTCTTGGCGAGCGAGTGGAAGACGTTTTGCTTCTTGATGCCGCTAACTTGGGTAAGAATCCCAAGTTACAGATTCAATTGGAGACGGAATTGCTAGAGGCGTTGGGGGCTTAA
- the map gene encoding type I methionyl aminopeptidase, producing the protein MFRQLEQTKTLQVVDNQGMNSVFTAEKDIQGMREAGRLASEVLDHVAPHVKAGVTTGELDRICHEYMRDVQKTIPAPLNYQPPGYPPFPASICTSVNDVICHGIPGDKVLKVGDVVNLDITVITPDGYYGDTSRMFMVGEVSVMAKRLTQITFECMWLGIAQVKPGASLGDIGHVIQTHAEKAGYSVVREYCGHGIGKVFHQDPQILHYGKPGTGEKLEAGMTFTIEPMINAGKRDIRTMPDQWTVKTKDRSLSAQWEHTLLVTQTGVEVLTWSEGSNPPPDCVKGLSFRPTLASA; encoded by the coding sequence ATTTTTAGGCAATTAGAGCAAACCAAAACTCTCCAAGTCGTTGATAATCAAGGCATGAATAGTGTATTTACCGCAGAAAAAGACATCCAAGGGATGCGCGAAGCTGGCCGCTTAGCCAGTGAGGTTCTGGATCATGTAGCGCCCCACGTCAAAGCTGGGGTTACAACAGGAGAGCTGGATCGTATTTGCCATGAATACATGCGCGATGTCCAAAAGACCATTCCCGCTCCACTGAACTATCAGCCGCCCGGCTACCCCCCTTTTCCAGCTTCAATTTGCACCTCAGTAAACGATGTGATCTGCCATGGCATTCCTGGCGACAAAGTTTTGAAGGTTGGTGATGTAGTAAATCTAGACATCACCGTTATTACCCCTGATGGATATTACGGCGATACAAGTCGCATGTTCATGGTGGGTGAAGTTTCCGTCATGGCAAAACGTCTCACACAAATTACTTTTGAATGCATGTGGCTTGGCATTGCCCAAGTGAAGCCAGGCGCATCACTAGGTGACATTGGTCACGTGATTCAGACGCATGCTGAGAAAGCTGGCTACTCAGTAGTACGAGAATATTGCGGACATGGCATTGGTAAAGTGTTTCACCAAGATCCACAAATTCTTCACTATGGAAAACCTGGCACTGGTGAAAAACTAGAAGCTGGCATGACTTTCACGATTGAACCGATGATTAATGCCGGCAAAAGAGATATTCGCACTATGCCTGACCAGTGGACTGTCAAAACAAAAGATCGCAGCCTGTCAGCGCAGTGGGAGCATACCTTGCTGGTAACTCAGACTGGTGTTGAAGTATTGACCTGGTCAGAAGGTAGCAACCCACCACCTGATTGCGTTAAAGGCTTGTCTTTTAGACCCACTCTAGCAAGCGCATAA
- the rpsB gene encoding 30S ribosomal protein S2: MSVTMRQMLEAGCHFGHQTRFWSPKMAPFIFGHRNKIHIINLEKTLPMFQDALKFAKQVAANRGTILFVGTKRQSREIIAEEAARAGMPYIDSRWLGGTLTNFKTVKGSLKRLKDMEVAKEAGDWEKLSKKEALTNDRDLDKLQKALGGIKDLNGVPDAIFVVDVGYHKIAITEANKLGIPVIAVVDTNHSPEGVDYIIPGNDDSSKAVTLYARGIADAILEGKANSVQEILTAVKEGEEEFVEEGKAE, translated from the coding sequence ATGTCAGTAACTATGCGTCAAATGCTGGAAGCCGGTTGCCATTTTGGTCACCAAACTCGCTTCTGGTCCCCAAAGATGGCCCCATTTATTTTCGGTCATCGCAACAAAATCCACATCATCAACTTGGAAAAAACATTGCCAATGTTTCAGGACGCCCTGAAATTTGCAAAACAAGTTGCTGCAAATCGTGGCACGATTTTATTTGTTGGTACTAAGCGTCAATCACGCGAGATTATTGCTGAAGAAGCTGCTCGTGCTGGTATGCCTTACATCGACAGCCGTTGGTTGGGCGGTACGCTCACTAACTTCAAAACTGTTAAAGGTTCCCTCAAGCGTTTGAAAGACATGGAAGTTGCTAAAGAAGCAGGCGACTGGGAAAAGCTTTCTAAGAAAGAAGCTTTGACTAACGACCGTGATCTCGACAAATTGCAAAAAGCACTTGGCGGTATCAAAGATTTGAACGGCGTTCCTGATGCGATTTTTGTGGTGGACGTTGGCTATCACAAGATTGCTATTACTGAAGCTAACAAGCTTGGCATTCCAGTCATCGCTGTTGTGGATACCAACCACTCACCAGAAGGTGTTGATTACATCATCCCTGGTAACGATGACTCAAGCAAAGCAGTAACCCTCTATGCACGTGGTATTGCTGACGCAATCCTCGAAGGCAAAGCTAACTCTGTTCAAGAAATCTTGACAGCAGTTAAAGAAGGTGAAGAAGAGTTTGTTGAAGAAGGGAAAGCTGAATAA
- the tsf gene encoding translation elongation factor Ts, with product MAAITAAMVGELRAKTDAPMMECKKALTEADGDMARAEEILRVKLGSKAGKAASRVTAEGIVAASINGTTGALLEVNCETDFVSKNDDFLAFTNDCVKLVAEKNPADVAALLALPLNGQTVDEVRSALIGKIGENIMPRRFKRFAGSNKLVSYLHGTRIGVVVEFEGDDTAAKDVAMHIAAMKPVALSMADVPAEAIAVERSVAVQKAAESGKPPEIVEKMVEGSIQKYLKEVSLLNQTFVKNDKQTVEQMLKAANTTIKGFTMFVVGEGIEKRQDDFAAEVAAQVAAASKATA from the coding sequence ATGGCCGCTATTACCGCTGCAATGGTTGGCGAGTTACGCGCCAAAACTGATGCTCCGATGATGGAGTGTAAAAAAGCTTTGACAGAGGCTGATGGTGATATGGCTCGTGCAGAAGAAATTCTGCGTGTAAAGCTTGGTAGCAAAGCTGGTAAAGCAGCTTCTCGTGTAACCGCTGAAGGCATTGTTGCTGCTTCTATCAATGGCACTACTGGTGCATTGTTAGAAGTGAACTGCGAAACAGATTTCGTTTCTAAGAACGATGACTTTTTGGCATTTACAAACGATTGTGTTAAGTTGGTTGCTGAAAAGAACCCAGCTGATGTTGCTGCATTATTGGCATTGCCATTGAATGGTCAAACTGTTGATGAAGTTCGTAGCGCATTGATCGGTAAGATCGGCGAGAACATCATGCCACGTCGTTTCAAGCGTTTTGCTGGTAGCAACAAGTTGGTTTCTTACCTCCACGGTACACGTATTGGTGTAGTGGTTGAGTTCGAAGGCGACGACACTGCTGCTAAAGACGTTGCGATGCATATTGCCGCAATGAAGCCAGTGGCTTTGTCTATGGCTGACGTTCCAGCTGAAGCGATTGCTGTTGAGCGTAGCGTTGCTGTGCAAAAAGCTGCTGAATCTGGCAAACCACCAGAAATCGTTGAAAAGATGGTTGAAGGCTCAATTCAGAAGTACCTCAAAGAGGTTTCTCTGTTGAACCAGACTTTCGTTAAAAACGACAAGCAAACTGTTGAGCAAATGCTCAAGGCTGCAAATACAACAATCAAGGGTTTCACCATGTTTGTTGTAGGCGAGGGCATTGAGAAGCGTCAAGATGACTTTGCAGCTGAAGTTGCTGCACAAGTAGCTGCCGCCTCTAAAGCAACTGCTTAA
- the pyrH gene encoding UMP kinase: protein MPAYKRVLLKLSGEALMGDDAFGINPVTIDSMVKEIAEVVNSGVELAIVIGGGNIFRGVAGGAAGMDRATADYMGMLATMMNSLALQDALRQKGVEARVQSALRMDQVVEPYIRPRAIRAMGEGKVVIFAAGTGNPFFTTDTAAALRGAEMGVEVMLKATKVDGIYSADPVKDPTATLYKTITFDEALIKNLQVMDATAFALCRDRKLPIKVFSILKPGALMRVVQGESEGTLVHV from the coding sequence ATGCCAGCCTACAAACGAGTCCTCCTAAAACTATCTGGTGAAGCCCTTATGGGTGACGATGCTTTTGGCATTAACCCAGTCACTATTGATTCCATGGTCAAGGAAATCGCCGAGGTTGTGAATAGTGGAGTAGAGCTAGCGATTGTGATTGGCGGCGGCAATATTTTCCGCGGCGTTGCTGGCGGTGCTGCCGGCATGGATCGTGCAACTGCCGATTACATGGGTATGTTGGCAACCATGATGAATTCTTTAGCGCTGCAAGATGCCTTGCGTCAAAAAGGCGTTGAAGCACGCGTGCAATCTGCTCTTCGCATGGATCAGGTGGTAGAGCCATACATTCGTCCTCGCGCCATTCGTGCAATGGGTGAAGGCAAGGTAGTCATCTTCGCTGCGGGCACTGGCAATCCTTTCTTTACGACCGACACGGCCGCCGCTCTACGCGGGGCTGAGATGGGCGTTGAAGTCATGCTGAAGGCAACAAAGGTGGATGGCATCTATAGTGCAGATCCAGTAAAAGATCCAACAGCTACTTTATATAAAACGATTACGTTTGATGAAGCGTTAATCAAAAATCTACAAGTGATGGATGCAACTGCATTTGCGTTGTGTCGCGATCGTAAATTACCAATCAAAGTATTTTCAATTCTTAAGCCAGGTGCATTAATGCGTGTAGTGCAAGGCGAGTCTGAAGGTACTTTGGTGCACGTTTAA
- the frr gene encoding ribosome recycling factor translates to MSAAEIKTTTNQKMEKSLEALKTNLAKIRSGRANPGILEHIHVDYYGNPTPLSQVASLGLADARTINVQPFEKTMVAAVEKAIRDSDLGLNPASQGTVIRVPMPALTEERRRELTKVVKSEGEDTKIAVRNLRRDANEHLKRLTKDKEISEDDERRATDDIQKMTDKAVIDIDKIIAEKEKEIMTV, encoded by the coding sequence ATGTCAGCAGCAGAAATTAAAACCACTACCAATCAAAAGATGGAAAAGTCTCTCGAGGCTTTGAAAACCAATTTGGCAAAGATTCGTTCTGGCCGCGCGAATCCGGGGATTCTGGAGCATATTCATGTTGACTACTACGGTAATCCAACGCCATTAAGTCAGGTTGCTAGCTTGGGTTTAGCTGACGCGCGCACAATCAACGTTCAGCCATTTGAAAAGACTATGGTTGCTGCTGTAGAGAAGGCAATTCGCGATTCTGATTTGGGTCTAAATCCAGCATCTCAGGGCACTGTGATTCGCGTACCAATGCCAGCTTTGACTGAAGAGCGTCGTCGTGAGCTCACTAAAGTTGTTAAGAGTGAAGGCGAAGATACCAAGATTGCTGTGCGCAATTTGCGTCGTGATGCCAATGAACATCTTAAGCGTTTAACTAAAGATAAAGAAATTTCTGAGGATGATGAGCGTCGTGCTACTGATGATATTCAGAAGATGACTGACAAAGCAGTGATCGATATCGACAAAATCATTGCTGAAAAAGAAAAGGAAATCATGACGGTTTAA
- the uppS gene encoding polyprenyl diphosphate synthase: MTQHSSSTLAIPEVSAVPRHVAIIMDGNGRWATKRMMPRVAGHSEGLSAVRRIVQECRKLGVEYLTVFAFSSENWRRPPEEVGFLMKLFLKSLKGEVSRLAENDIALRLIGDLSRFDSAIQEMVDFSEKKTAGCKSLTFTIAANYGGRWDILQAMRQCMAANPNLKPEQVTEELLQPHLSMAYAPEPDLFIRTGGEQRVSNFLLWQLAYTELYFTDILWPDFDEKELHKAFDWFSQRERRFGRTSAQLASQAMSDAV, translated from the coding sequence ATGACTCAGCACTCCAGTTCAACTCTAGCCATTCCAGAGGTCAGTGCTGTACCTCGCCATGTGGCAATCATCATGGATGGTAATGGGCGCTGGGCTACTAAGCGGATGATGCCGCGCGTTGCGGGGCACTCAGAAGGCTTAAGTGCCGTTCGCAGAATTGTTCAAGAGTGTCGCAAGCTTGGTGTTGAGTATCTAACTGTATTTGCATTCAGTTCTGAAAATTGGCGTCGCCCACCTGAAGAAGTGGGCTTCTTGATGAAGCTATTTTTAAAGTCCCTCAAGGGCGAAGTGTCGCGCCTTGCTGAAAATGATATTGCATTGCGATTAATTGGTGACTTGAGTCGCTTTGATTCAGCCATCCAAGAGATGGTAGATTTTTCTGAGAAAAAGACTGCTGGTTGCAAAAGTCTTACTTTTACGATTGCCGCAAATTATGGTGGTCGCTGGGATATCTTGCAGGCAATGCGTCAATGCATGGCGGCAAATCCTAATTTGAAACCAGAGCAGGTCACTGAAGAGTTGCTTCAACCTCATCTATCAATGGCTTACGCTCCGGAGCCAGATTTATTTATTCGCACTGGTGGCGAACAGCGTGTCAGCAATTTCTTGTTATGGCAACTGGCTTATACAGAGTTGTATTTCACGGATATCCTATGGCCTGATTTTGATGAGAAAGAATTGCACAAAGCGTTCGACTGGTTTAGTCAGCGCGAGCGTCGTTTTGGTCGTACCAGTGCTCAGCTTGCATCGCAAGCAATGAGCGATGCAGTTTGA
- a CDS encoding phosphatidate cytidylyltransferase, giving the protein MLKTRVITALVLLAVLLPILFLLPPIYIGGFFLVALLAAAWEWSRLLAPEAGRAAWLYALFCLTIILFLLGMQNASWQFALLLLAVLFWFFIAPFILAKGMNLSLQKLQPFYVVLGLILLPATWFALVFLRELGLIFLLSTMALVWVADIGAYFVGKAFGRRKLAVQISPGKSIEGAIGGLILCYVYAFACVYFLSFESTLFGAWAIRFGWIPMFLMVTVLTAFSIFGDLFESQLKRLAGVKDSSHLLPGHGGVLDRVDALIPTMPIAALLAGLI; this is encoded by the coding sequence ATGCTAAAAACCAGAGTTATTACCGCCCTTGTCTTGTTGGCGGTGCTTCTGCCCATCTTGTTTCTGCTTCCCCCAATTTATATTGGCGGCTTCTTTTTGGTGGCTTTGTTGGCTGCAGCTTGGGAGTGGAGTCGCTTGCTTGCTCCTGAAGCAGGTCGTGCAGCTTGGCTCTATGCTTTATTTTGCTTAACTATTATTTTGTTTTTACTCGGTATGCAAAATGCCTCCTGGCAGTTTGCTTTATTGCTACTAGCAGTTCTTTTTTGGTTCTTTATTGCACCATTCATATTGGCTAAGGGAATGAATCTTTCCTTGCAGAAGCTACAACCCTTTTATGTCGTGCTTGGACTTATTTTGCTGCCTGCCACTTGGTTTGCATTAGTGTTTTTGCGCGAGCTGGGCCTCATTTTTTTGCTGAGCACAATGGCCTTGGTTTGGGTTGCTGATATTGGCGCCTACTTTGTTGGTAAGGCATTTGGTAGGCGTAAGCTTGCTGTGCAAATTAGCCCAGGTAAATCAATTGAAGGCGCAATTGGCGGCTTAATCCTTTGTTATGTTTACGCTTTTGCATGCGTTTACTTCTTATCTTTTGAATCTACTTTATTTGGTGCATGGGCAATTCGCTTTGGTTGGATTCCAATGTTTTTGATGGTGACAGTATTAACAGCCTTCAGTATTTTTGGGGATTTATTTGAGTCTCAGCTCAAACGTTTGGCAGGAGTTAAGGATTCCAGTCATTTATTGCCTGGTCATGGTGGTGTATTGGATCGCGTAGATGCTTTGATACCAACGATGCCGATCGCAGCGCTTTTAGCAGGGCTTATCTGA
- the ispC gene encoding 1-deoxy-D-xylulose-5-phosphate reductoisomerase has translation MSVKQVAILGSTGSIGVNTLDVIRAHPDRFNVVALTAAKQVDLLAQQCLEFKPHIAVVSDADGAARLSKILLEKKINTQVLYGPQALVSAITDSHCDTVMAAIVGAAGLVPALAAAKAGKRVLLANKEALVMSGDLFMQAIKEGGGELLPIDSEHNAIFQCLPDQFSKEPNPHLGVEELWLTASGGPFRNTSLDQLVSITPEQACAHPNWVMGRKISVDSATMMNKGLEVIEAFWLFGLPLEKIKVLIHPQSVVHSMVRYRDGSVLAQLGQPDMRTPIAYGLAWPERIDAGVAPLSLTQLASLSFSEPDLERFPCLSLAFAAAKVGGTAPTVLNAANEIAVAAFLDEGLPYLQIPAVVEKVLNAIPTSSANSLELILNVDASARDAAQAVVKEILCRH, from the coding sequence ATGTCAGTAAAGCAGGTTGCTATTCTAGGTTCAACCGGATCGATCGGCGTCAATACGCTCGATGTGATCCGTGCACATCCTGATCGTTTTAATGTGGTTGCGCTCACTGCAGCCAAGCAAGTTGATTTGCTCGCTCAGCAATGTCTTGAATTTAAGCCACATATCGCCGTTGTATCTGATGCTGATGGCGCTGCTCGCCTGAGTAAGATTTTGCTTGAGAAAAAAATTAACACTCAAGTTTTGTATGGGCCACAAGCCTTAGTGAGTGCCATTACCGATTCTCATTGCGACACTGTGATGGCAGCAATTGTGGGTGCGGCTGGATTAGTTCCGGCATTGGCTGCCGCGAAGGCAGGTAAAAGAGTATTGTTGGCAAATAAAGAAGCTCTGGTGATGTCTGGTGATTTGTTCATGCAGGCAATAAAAGAGGGTGGCGGTGAACTACTCCCAATTGATAGTGAGCACAATGCCATCTTTCAATGTCTACCCGATCAATTTTCCAAAGAGCCAAATCCTCATCTTGGGGTCGAAGAGCTTTGGTTAACCGCTTCAGGTGGACCATTTAGAAATACATCACTTGATCAACTGGTGAGCATTACACCTGAGCAAGCATGTGCACACCCAAACTGGGTGATGGGCAGAAAAATTTCTGTCGATTCTGCAACCATGATGAATAAAGGTCTTGAAGTCATCGAGGCATTCTGGCTATTCGGTTTGCCATTAGAAAAAATTAAGGTTTTAATACATCCGCAAAGCGTAGTGCATTCAATGGTTCGTTACCGTGATGGTTCGGTATTAGCGCAACTGGGTCAGCCAGATATGCGTACCCCGATTGCTTATGGCTTGGCATGGCCAGAGCGTATTGATGCAGGAGTGGCGCCACTGAGTTTGACGCAGTTGGCATCCTTGAGTTTTTCTGAGCCCGACTTGGAGCGCTTTCCCTGTCTTTCGTTAGCATTCGCTGCTGCTAAAGTGGGCGGTACTGCCCCAACAGTGCTCAATGCTGCTAATGAAATTGCAGTGGCTGCTTTCTTGGATGAAGGCTTGCCATATTTACAGATTCCAGCTGTAGTGGAGAAAGTGTTAAATGCTATTCCCACATCCAGTGCAAATTCTCTTGAGTTGATCTTAAATGTCGATGCAAGTGCGCGGGATGCGGCACAAGCAGTGGTAAAGGAGATTCTTTGCAGGCATTGA
- a CDS encoding RIP metalloprotease, which produces MQALITLTAFLLTLGVLVSFHEFGHFLAARCCGVRVLRFAIGFGKPLYTYHAKNKTEWVLASIPLGGYVKLLDGRDRQQVIAPAEESQAFDKKPLWQRSLVVAAGPLANFFLAITFFAFIYLSGAPQLPAILQAPPESSLASKLGVAEGDRVIGWQDLAPQSGSVPLFGEFQPVLSWNALRWNLMDAITGEDGFALEIQSPSGARYLKAFYAVDLPKISPEKDPMMALGLLPAPTPLEKWQELRLGPLDAIIFASKRVWVITKVSARLMAGLFTGSTSLKQLGGPLSIADMAGKTAQVGWQPFLAFLALMSISIGLLNLLPFPMLDGGQLLYDAWELVAGKRISISMQEQFQKLGFILLISMSLLALFNDLQRYISP; this is translated from the coding sequence TTGCAGGCATTGATTACTCTCACTGCTTTTTTATTGACTCTGGGTGTGCTGGTGAGTTTTCATGAGTTCGGACATTTTTTAGCAGCTCGTTGTTGTGGTGTTCGAGTACTTCGTTTTGCAATTGGTTTTGGTAAGCCGCTTTATACCTATCATGCGAAAAATAAAACCGAGTGGGTACTGGCCTCCATTCCATTAGGCGGTTATGTGAAATTGCTTGACGGAAGAGATCGTCAGCAAGTTATTGCGCCAGCGGAAGAGTCCCAGGCTTTTGATAAAAAACCCCTTTGGCAACGTTCTTTGGTTGTAGCTGCCGGCCCCCTCGCTAATTTTTTCTTGGCGATTACTTTCTTTGCCTTTATCTATCTATCTGGCGCCCCCCAGTTGCCGGCTATATTGCAGGCTCCCCCTGAAAGCTCGTTGGCATCCAAGCTGGGAGTTGCTGAGGGTGATCGAGTAATTGGTTGGCAGGATTTGGCTCCGCAATCGGGTAGCGTGCCCCTTTTTGGTGAATTTCAGCCAGTTCTTAGTTGGAATGCATTGCGCTGGAATCTAATGGATGCCATTACGGGGGAGGATGGTTTTGCGCTTGAGATCCAATCCCCATCTGGCGCTCGGTATTTGAAGGCCTTTTATGCCGTAGATTTACCCAAAATCAGCCCTGAAAAGGATCCGATGATGGCTCTGGGATTGCTGCCTGCGCCCACCCCATTAGAAAAGTGGCAGGAACTGAGATTAGGCCCTCTGGATGCCATCATATTTGCTTCGAAAAGGGTCTGGGTTATTACCAAGGTATCGGCAAGATTAATGGCCGGTTTATTCACGGGGAGCACCTCCCTAAAGCAGCTCGGTGGACCTCTCAGTATTGCTGATATGGCAGGTAAAACTGCTCAGGTAGGGTGGCAACCATTTTTAGCCTTTTTGGCACTTATGAGCATTAGTATTGGCTTGCTAAATTTGCTCCCTTTTCCGATGCTTGATGGGGGTCAGCTACTGTATGATGCATGGGAGTTGGTCGCCGGTAAGCGCATTTCGATATCAATGCAGGAACAGTTTCAAAAACTGGGCTTTATTTTGCTGATTTCCATGTCATTACTGGCATTGTTTAACGATTTACAACGCTATATTTCGCCTTGA